In Peromyscus eremicus chromosome 15, PerEre_H2_v1, whole genome shotgun sequence, a genomic segment contains:
- the Gpr25 gene encoding probable G-protein coupled receptor 25 — protein MQSTEAWSHSWSTTSWDYSGSGSLDQMELCPAWDLPYGHAIIPALYLAAFTVGLPGNAFVLWLLSGRRGPRRLVDTFVLHLAAADLGFVLTLPLWAAAEARGGLWPFGDGLCKASSFALAATRCAGALLLAGMSVDRYLAVGRPLSARPLRSPRCVRAACCGAWAVAFLAGLPALLYRGLQPSPDGPGSQCAEEPSDALQGLGLLLLLLTFALPLAVTLACYCRVSRRLPRVGRARSNSLRIIFAVESVFVGSWLPFGVLRAIFHLARLRALPLPCALLLALRWGLAVATCLAFVNSCANPVIYLLLDRSFRARARFGVCTRAGRQVRRISSASSLSRDDSLVFWGRSPKVNSASAS, from the coding sequence ATGCAGTCCACCGAGGCCTGGAGTCACAGCTGGAGCACGACGTCCTGGGACTATTCGGGCTCTGGCTCCCTGGACCAAATGGAGCTTTGCCCGGCCTGGGACCTGCCCTACGGTCACGCCATCATCCCTGCGCTCTACCTGGCGGCCTTCACCGTGGGCCTGCCGGGCAACGCCTTCGTGCTGTGGCTGCTGAGCGGACGGCGCGGGCCGCGGCGGCTGGTGGACACCTTCGTGCTGCACCTAGCGGCCGCCGACCTGGGCTTCGTGCTCACACTGCCACTGTGGGCGGCGGCGGAGGCCCGGGGCGGCCTGTGGCCCTTCGGCGACGGCCTGTGCAAAGCCAGCAGCTTCGCGCTGGCGGCCACGCGCTGCGCGGGCGCGCTGCTGCTGGCGGGCATGAGCGTGGACCGCTACCTGGCCGTGGGCCGGCCGCTGAGCGCGCGGCCGCTGCGGAGCCCGCGCTGTGTGCGAGCCGCGTGCTGCGGCGCCTGGGCGGTGGCGTTCCTGGCCGGGCTCCCCGCCTTGCTCTACCGCGGGCTGCAGCCGAGCCCGGACGGCCCGGGCAGCCAGTGCGCCGAGGAGCCGTCGGATGCCCTCCAGGGCCTcggcctgctgctgctgctgctgaccttCGCGCTGCCGCTGGCTGTCACCCTGGCCTGCTACTGCCGCGTGTCGCGCCGCCTGCCGCGCGTGGGGAGGGCCCGGAGCAATTCGCTGCGCATCATCTTCGCCGTGGAGAGCGTCTTCGTGGGTTCCTGGCTGCCCTTCGGCGTCCTGCGAGCCATCTTCCACCTGGCGCGCCTCCGGGCTCTGCCGCTGCCCTGCGCGCTGCTGCTGGCGCTACGCTGGGGTCTGGCTGTCGCCACCTGCCTGGCTTTCGTCAACAGCTGTGCGAACCCGGTCATCTACCTCCTGCTGGACCGCTCCTTCCGCGCCCGGGCCCGGTTCGGGGTGTGCACGCGCGCCGGGCGCCAGGTGCGAAGGATCAGCTCGGCGTCCTCGCTCTCCAGGGACGACAGCTTGGTGTTCTGGGGCCGGTCCCCAAAGGTGAACTCTGCCTCGGCCTCGTAG